The following are encoded together in the Phycisphaerae bacterium genome:
- the purQ gene encoding phosphoribosylformylglycinamidine synthase I, whose product MATVKVLVLRTAGTNCDGETAFAFEQAGAKAEMVHINRILESPEKLDAYQILAIPGGFSYGDDISAGKIFAVRLLHDLGRRLGDFVNRDRLVLGICNGFQVLVKAGLLPEVKPSEDFQQEVTLSDNDSGKFEDRWVWLKSYSDRCVFIEPDRMIYLPIAHAEGKFIPKSEAVLERLKANGQIVFRYVDNKGQFGSYPISPNGSVDHVAGICDPSGRVLGLMPHPERHVKRTHHPHWTRLGEAHEGDGRVIFDRAVRYFA is encoded by the coding sequence ATGGCGACGGTGAAGGTGTTGGTGCTGCGGACGGCAGGCACGAACTGCGACGGGGAGACGGCGTTCGCCTTCGAGCAGGCGGGGGCCAAGGCGGAGATGGTGCACATCAACCGCATTTTGGAGAGCCCGGAGAAGCTCGACGCGTATCAGATTCTGGCCATTCCGGGCGGCTTCAGCTACGGCGACGACATCTCGGCGGGCAAGATATTCGCGGTGCGTCTGTTGCATGACCTGGGCCGGCGTTTGGGCGATTTTGTCAACCGCGACCGGCTGGTGCTGGGCATCTGCAACGGGTTTCAGGTGCTGGTCAAGGCGGGCCTGCTGCCGGAGGTCAAGCCGTCGGAGGACTTCCAACAGGAGGTGACGCTGAGCGACAACGACAGCGGCAAGTTCGAGGACCGCTGGGTGTGGCTCAAGTCGTACAGCGACCGCTGCGTGTTCATCGAGCCGGACCGGATGATCTATCTGCCGATCGCCCACGCGGAGGGCAAGTTCATTCCCAAGAGCGAGGCCGTGCTGGAGCGTCTGAAGGCCAACGGCCAGATTGTCTTTCGTTACGTCGATAACAAGGGGCAGTTCGGGAGTTATCCGATCAGCCCGAACGGTTCGGTCGACCACGTGGCGGGCATCTGCGACCCCAGCGGCCGCGTGTTGGGCCTGATGCCACATCCCGAACGTCACGTGAAGCGCACCCACCACCCGCATTGGACGCGGTTGGGCGAGGCCCACGAGGGTGACGGGCGGGTGATTTTCGATCGGGCGGTCCGCTACTTCGCCTGA
- the nadD gene encoding nicotinate (nicotinamide) nucleotide adenylyltransferase, with the protein MASIVGLFGGTFDPPHLGHLIMAKSLMDQAGLDRVVFIPSGTPPHKRRKPILAGEHRLRMVRLAVEGNERFEVSDWELGRSEPCYTINTVDQFQRRYPETEFAWLIGSDSLGELPTWHRFDELVRKVRILTAWRGGLEMEEILGRLREQVSGEVFEKLRAGVVRTPMIEIAATDLRAAVARGGDVRYLTPEAVRAYILEHGLYRP; encoded by the coding sequence ATTTGATTATGGCCAAGAGCCTGATGGACCAGGCGGGCCTGGACCGGGTAGTGTTCATCCCGTCGGGCACGCCGCCGCACAAACGGCGCAAACCGATTTTGGCGGGCGAGCATCGCCTGCGGATGGTCCGACTCGCCGTCGAAGGCAACGAGCGGTTTGAGGTCAGCGACTGGGAACTCGGCCGCAGCGAGCCTTGTTATACGATTAACACGGTCGATCAATTCCAGCGGCGGTATCCGGAGACTGAATTCGCGTGGCTGATCGGCTCGGACAGTCTGGGCGAGCTTCCGACGTGGCACCGGTTCGACGAGCTGGTCCGTAAGGTGCGGATTTTGACGGCCTGGCGGGGCGGGTTGGAGATGGAGGAGATTCTGGGCAGGCTTCGCGAGCAGGTTTCGGGCGAGGTTTTCGAGAAGCTTCGGGCGGGGGTCGTTCGGACGCCTATGATTGAGATTGCCGCCACGGACCTGCGGGCCGCCGTCGCCCGAGGCGGCGATGTTCGATATCTGACGCCCGAGGCGGTGCGGGCGTATATTCTGGAACACGGGCTGTACCGGCCATGA
- the trmB gene encoding tRNA (guanosine(46)-N7)-methyltransferase TrmB: MSVEEPGVQDNTISDRRIGRAADWQAVFGNDRPVQIEIGPGKGTVLLQLAQIFPEHNLLGIEWAAEFYRHAARRSRFWKAGNVKLLRTDAREFLIDRVPTASVLAVHAYFADPWPKSRHAGRRLFIPEFCRAAARVIKPGGKIFAATDHQPYGEEIHANLSAVPQLREADHRVLEGRSLETLESNYEAKFVKEGRKISRMAFERV; this comes from the coding sequence ATGAGCGTGGAAGAACCGGGCGTGCAGGACAATACGATCAGCGACCGTCGGATCGGCCGGGCGGCCGACTGGCAGGCTGTGTTCGGCAACGACCGGCCGGTGCAGATCGAGATCGGTCCGGGCAAAGGCACGGTGCTGCTTCAGTTGGCGCAGATATTTCCGGAGCACAATCTGCTTGGGATCGAATGGGCGGCTGAGTTCTATCGTCACGCGGCGCGTCGCAGCCGGTTCTGGAAGGCGGGCAACGTCAAGCTTTTGCGGACGGACGCGCGGGAGTTCCTGATCGACCGGGTACCGACGGCCAGCGTTTTGGCGGTGCACGCCTACTTCGCGGACCCGTGGCCCAAGAGTCGTCACGCGGGCCGGCGGCTTTTTATTCCCGAGTTCTGCCGGGCGGCGGCCAGGGTCATCAAGCCCGGCGGCAAGATCTTCGCCGCTACGGATCATCAGCCATACGGCGAAGAGATCCACGCGAACCTCTCGGCGGTGCCGCAACTGCGGGAGGCGGACCATCGCGTGCTGGAGGGCCGGAGTCTGGAAACGCTGGAGAGCAACTACGAGGCCAAATTCGTCAAAGAGGGGCGAAAGATATCGCGGATGGCGTTTGAACGGGTATAA